GAAGGCGCGGTCTCTTCCGTAGCCGGCGTCGTCGAGGGCCCGCGCGGAGATCTCCAGGGCCAGCAGCTGCACCGGCTCGATCGCCGGCAGGGAGGCGGGCGGGATGCCGTGCGCGAGCGCGTCGAAGGGCACGGGGGCGAGGAAGCCGCCCCAGCGGGAGGGCGTGCGCTCCCCGGCCCGGGCCGGATCGGCGTCGTAGTAGAGCGCCGGGTCCCAGCGTTCCGCCGGCACCTCGGTGACCGCGTCCGTCCCGGAGAGGACCATCGCCCAGTAGGCGGCGAGGTCCGGCGCGCCCGGGTACGCGCAGGCCATGCCCACGACGGCGATGTCGAGGGGGTCCGCCTCCGCCCGCGGTCCGCCACCCGCGGACAGTTCCCCGGCCCGCCGTTCCAGCCACGCGGCGGCGCCCTCGGTGACCTGGCCGTGCAGCTCGGCGACCGTGGTGGTCCGCGTGCGCAGGGCCGCCGCCTGGCCGAGCATGAACAGCCCGTCCGAAGCCTGCAGTTCCTCCGACACGGGGTGCGGTTCGCCGCCGCCGGGCGGCCGCCGCAGGCCCTTGCTCGCGATCCGCAGCCGGCCCAGGTTGAGCCGCTCCAGCTCCTCCCACATCTCGCGCGGTTCGGCTCCGCTCTCGGCGAGCCGCCGCCGGGTCGCCTCGAACGTCGCGGCGTACGGGGTGGACGCACAGCGGGTGGCGTGCCCGGGCGCGGTGTGCAGCAGCACGGTGTCCGTGCACTCCACCGCCGTCCGCTGGAAGCCGGGCAGTACCGCGCCCGCCGCCACGGCCTCCTCGGTGAACAGGTACGCGGTACCCATCAGCACCCCGACCCGCGCTCCCCGCGCGGCCAGCGGGGCCGCGGCCGCCACCGCCATCGCGGCGGACCGCTCGTCGTGGATGCCGCCCGCGAGCAGCACGTCCAGGGCGGCCGGGTCGGGGCAGGAGCGCAGCAGCAGCTCGATCTGCTCGTCCCAGAGGGGGAAGGAGGCACGCGGTCCGACATGCCCGCCGCACTCCAGGCCCTCGAAGACGAACCGCCGCGCCCCTTCCGCCAGACACCGCTCCAGCAGGCCCGGTGAGGGCACGTGCAGGTGCGTGCGGATTCCGGCCGCCTCCAGCGGGGCGGCCTGCGCCGGGGTGCCGCCGGCGATGACCGCGTACGGGGGGCGGGCCTCGGCCACGGCCGCGAGCTGCTCCCGCCGCAGCTCGGGCGGGGCGAAGCCGAGCAGGCCCACGCCCCACGGGAGGTCGCCGAGCCGCTCGGCGGTCTCGGCGAGGAGCCGGCGTACGTCCGCGCCCGGCGTCACGGCCAGCGCGAGGTAGGGGACTCCGCCCGCGGCGGCGACCGCCTCGGCGAAGGCCGGACGGTCGCTCACCCGGGTCATCGGTCCCTGCGCGACGGGCAGCGGCTGCCGGAGGGGCGCGGCCCGCACGGCGTCCGCCAGATGCCCGGTCACGGCTTCCCGTACGGCTCGCAGCACGCCCCCGGTGCTGCGGTGGCGGGCGGCCAGCCGGGCCGCGAAGGCGCCGTCCTGCCCGACGGGCAGGAGCTGCGTGCGCAGGTTCCGGGCGCCGAGCAGGGCGGGTACCGCCCCCTCGGGCGGGGTCAGGTCGGGGCGTGCGAACACCCGGTGCCCGTCCAGGAGCCGGGTCTGTGACCCGTCCATCGACCGCAGCGCCGAGGCCACCTCGTACGGCAGATCGGCCTCGCCCTCGACGGTCAGGGCCAGTTGTACGTCGAGCAGTACCCCGGCGGCCCCGCCCGCGACGGCGGCGGCCGCCGTGTGCGGCCCGATCCCGCCGAGCGCCAGCACGGGCACCGCGATCGCGGGATCCCCGAGGAGCTGCTGGAGCAGTACGAAGGTGGTGCTCCCGCCGACCCGGCCGCCGGCCTCGTGCCCCTTGGCGACGAGCGAGAGCGCGCCCGCCGCCGCGGCGGCGGCGGCCTCCGCCGGGCCGGTGACCTCCGCCCAGACGCGGGGCCGGCCCGCCGCGGCGGCCCAGGCGGCCACCTGCCCGGGCGTGAACGACGCGGGGTCGGCGAGCAGCACCGTGTCCACCTGCGCGGGGAGGTCCCCGGGGCCGAGGGGGCAGTGGGCGGGGATCCGCACCCCGTGCCGGCCCGCGCTCGCGCCGGGGGCGCCGGAGGCACTGCCGAGCCGGCGGCCCGTCTCGGCGAGCGCGCGTCGGGCGGCGTCCGCGTCCCGCCCGAGATCGAGCAGCCCGAGGGCCCCGGCCCGTTCGGCGGCGGTGACGATCGCCGGGCCGGGCTCCTCGAAGGGGGAGACCGCGACGACCAGGTCGCGTGCGGCAGGGGGCTGTGGGGGGTGGGGTATCACAAGCGCTCCTCTTCCAGTGCTGTGTGACATGACGCATGGCAGGACGGAAGAACGGGAGAACGAACGAGCCGGCGGACGGCGAACCGCGGGCGGCGGGCTGCGGGCGGCGATCGGGCGGGCGGGGCGGCACGGCCGGGTGGCGCGAAGGGTTGAACAACGGTCAAATCCCCGGGCGCCGCGATGCATCGTGCGGGGCCCGCTGTGCACTGTCAACAACCATGCGGAGTAAGGCAGTTCGCATTATCGGCACCCCGGGACCGCCCCGCGTGCTCCGCCCCCGGGCCTACGCCCCGCCCCCGCCGAGCCGGTGACCTGCGGCGATCAGAGACCCGTCGGGGCCGGACCACCGCCCGGGCCGACGTGCCGCGAACGCGGGGGCATGCCGCACCGGTATGCGTGGCCGCCCCCCGGGCATGGACGGCACGCCCACTTCGGGAAGTTGTTCACGGGACGGGCCCTTACGGGTACGGCCCCGCGAGGTTACCGTCCGGTCATGACGCCCACCCTCGCGCAGCTCCGGTACCTCGTCGCCGTCGCGGACTGCCGGTCCATCACCGGCGCCGCCGCCTCGGTCTTCGTCGCCCAGTCCGCCCTCTCCCGGGCCGTCCAGGCCATGGAACGGGACCTGGGCGTCGAGCTCCTCGCCCGCCGGGGAAGGGGGGTGGACCTCACACCGGAGGGGGCCCGGGTCGTCCGGCTGGCCCGCACCGTGCTCAACGCGGTGGAGGCCATCGACGACATCGGGATCTCGCACGGCAGGGACACCGGATCGGTGCTCACGCTCGTCAGCACGCCCACGCTCGCCCTGGACCTGGCCGCCGACCTGATCGTCGCCTTCACCGAACGACATCCGAACGTCGACGTACGCCTCCAGCAGCACAGCAGCCGGGAGGCGCTGGTCGAGGCGCTGACCCAGGGGCGGTCGGAGCTGGCCCTCGTCGACCTGCCCGTCGACCAGGAGCTCTCCAGCCACTTCATCCAGGAACGCGAGGTGGTACTGATCTCACCGGCCGGCTCCCGGCTGCCCGACCCGGTCCCGCTGCGCATGCTCGACGGCCTCCCGATGGTGCTGCCCACCCCGGGAACCGGCCGGCGCACCGAGATGGAGGCCATGTTCAGCTGCCTCGGGGTGCGGCCCGTGCCCTCCCTGGAGGTCGACGAACGCCTCGGCTGGGTCACGGGAGTGACGGACGGCCGCGGCTCACTCATCTGGTACCGGGACGTGGTGGTGAGGGCCTTCGGGGACCGGGCCGAGATCCGCTCCTTCACCCCGCCCCTGCTGCGCCCGGTGGGCATTGCCCACGCACGGCGGCCGCTCAGCCGAGCCGCCCGCGCCTTCATCGCACAGGCCGGGCACAAGGCCCCGGTCCGCGAGCCCGTGCGCTGACGCGCACGCGCCGGGACATGCCCTGACGGACTCAGCCCAGGCTGAGGGGGTGCTCCGGGGCGAGGTGGGCCGCGATCGCCTGGAGCACGTTCGTGCCGGCGTTCTGGACGGTGCTGCCGAGACCCTGCGTCGCCACCGTCGCGATGGCGAGCTTCCGGGACGGCAGGTAGCCGACCGTGCCCGCGTAGCCCGCGAAGGACGGATTCTGCAGGAGCCAGGTGTTCACCACGGGCAGCCCGAGGGCGAAGGCGGCGTCCCCCTTGACCGTGACGACGGGCGTCAGCTGGAGCTTGTGCGACTCGGGCGTCAGCAGCCTCCCCTCGCCGATCGCCGCGAAGGACTTCGCCATGTCCTCCAGCGTCCCGGTCATCACCGCCCCCTCCGCCATCGTCCACGACGGATCCCAGTAGGTGGAATCCTCGAACACGCCCCGCTCGTTGTCGAAGCCGTGCAGCACCGGTGCGGGGATCTCCGCCCTGGAGGAGATGGCGGTCCGGGTCAGGCCCATCGGTTCGAGGACCCTCTCGCGCATCACCTCGGCCAGGGGCCGCCCCTCCACCTTGGAGATGACGTCGCCCAACAGCACCCAGTTGGCGTGCGAGTAGGCGAATCCCGAACCGGGCGGCCGCGCCATCGGCCGGGCGACCGCGATGCGTACGAGCTCGTCGCCGGTCCAGTGCCGGAAGGGGTTCTCGTACAGATCGGCGATGAAGCCCTTGTCCGTGACGTAGTCCGCGTATCCGGAGGAGGCGGACGCCAGCATCCTCAGCGTGATCTCGTCGGCGTGCGGGAGCTCCGGGCGCCAGCGGGAGAGCTTGTCGTCGAGCGTGACCCTGCCCTCGTCGACCAGCCTGAGCAGCGCGGTCGTCATATAGGGGATGGCGACCGAGCCGATGCGGAACCGCATGTCCACCGTCGCCGGAAAGCCCGTCATGGTCTGCCCGGCCGCGGCGGTCGCGACCCGCTGCCCGTCGACCCACACTCCGGCCATCGCCGCGGTGAGCTTGTACTTCTTCAGCGCGT
This DNA window, taken from Streptomyces sp. TN58, encodes the following:
- a CDS encoding serine hydrolase domain-containing protein yields the protein MRQSRTFTLTCLGGLMLAASLAGGAAAGPSPVAGPQCPVGQVSRGGTCLPGDTEEFTARQVADALKKYKLTAAMAGVWVDGQRVATAAAGQTMTGFPATVDMRFRIGSVAIPYMTTALLRLVDEGRVTLDDKLSRWRPELPHADEITLRMLASASSGYADYVTDKGFIADLYENPFRHWTGDELVRIAVARPMARPPGSGFAYSHANWVLLGDVISKVEGRPLAEVMRERVLEPMGLTRTAISSRAEIPAPVLHGFDNERGVFEDSTYWDPSWTMAEGAVMTGTLEDMAKSFAAIGEGRLLTPESHKLQLTPVVTVKGDAAFALGLPVVNTWLLQNPSFAGYAGTVGYLPSRKLAIATVATQGLGSTVQNAGTNVLQAIAAHLAPEHPLSLG
- a CDS encoding LysR family transcriptional regulator, which translates into the protein MTPTLAQLRYLVAVADCRSITGAAASVFVAQSALSRAVQAMERDLGVELLARRGRGVDLTPEGARVVRLARTVLNAVEAIDDIGISHGRDTGSVLTLVSTPTLALDLAADLIVAFTERHPNVDVRLQQHSSREALVEALTQGRSELALVDLPVDQELSSHFIQEREVVLISPAGSRLPDPVPLRMLDGLPMVLPTPGTGRRTEMEAMFSCLGVRPVPSLEVDERLGWVTGVTDGRGSLIWYRDVVVRAFGDRAEIRSFTPPLLRPVGIAHARRPLSRAARAFIAQAGHKAPVREPVR